The Rhodothermia bacterium genome includes a region encoding these proteins:
- a CDS encoding histone H1 yields the protein MNKFQELKGMVDALEKDFNAFYEKGNKAAGTRIRKAMQDLKEKAQEIRAEIQNMKNSGE from the coding sequence ATGAACAAATTTCAGGAATTAAAAGGTATGGTAGATGCCTTAGAAAAAGACTTTAATGCGTTTTACGAGAAAGGCAATAAAGCTGCTGGAACCCGTATCCGCAAAGCGATGCAAGACCTGAAAGAAAAAGCACAAGAAATCCGTGCCGAAATTCAAAACATGAAGAACTCTGGTGAATAA
- a CDS encoding esterase, protein MNRFLDGWHSPALHKHMEIAEYGYMGFALLLLPTAAADYLEYERFLLIRALESQINSGKVKVYSINSINSESWLNRNMHPRHKSIRHQQFNDYVFNEVIPYIRHRTSAETPIITCGASFGALHSANLFFKRPDLINGVIAMSGDYDLTSYTSGYFDDDVYFNSPAHYLPNLADEGILSQIRNSNHIHLVTGSGDYEHPAASKRLSDILHSKQIKHELEIWGTDMRHDWPTWRAMLPIYLDTRF, encoded by the coding sequence ATGAACCGTTTTTTAGATGGCTGGCATAGCCCAGCCTTGCACAAGCACATGGAAATCGCCGAATACGGCTACATGGGCTTTGCCCTTTTACTCTTGCCAACAGCCGCAGCCGATTATTTGGAGTATGAGCGCTTTTTGCTCATCCGAGCTTTAGAATCGCAAATTAATAGCGGAAAAGTGAAGGTGTATTCCATTAATAGCATCAACTCCGAGAGTTGGTTAAATCGGAACATGCACCCTCGGCATAAATCTATACGGCATCAGCAGTTCAATGACTATGTTTTTAACGAAGTAATCCCGTACATACGTCATCGAACCAGTGCCGAAACGCCCATTATCACCTGTGGAGCTTCTTTTGGGGCATTACATTCTGCCAATTTGTTCTTCAAACGTCCCGATCTCATCAATGGCGTAATTGCGATGAGTGGCGACTACGATCTTACAAGCTATACCTCTGGCTATTTTGACGACGATGTTTATTTTAACTCCCCAGCCCATTATTTGCCCAATTTAGCAGACGAGGGTATTTTGTCCCAAATCCGCAATAGCAACCACATTCATCTGGTAACAGGTTCCGGAGATTATGAACATCCGGCGGCTTCTAAACGTCTTTCAGACATCTTGCACAGCAAGCAAATCAAGCATGAATTGGAAATTTGGGGTACGGATATGCGGCACGATTGGCCTACTTGGCGCGCAATGCTTCCCATTTATTTAGATACCCGTTTCTAA
- the dnaE gene encoding DNA polymerase III subunit alpha yields MPEFCHLHCHTQYSLLDGAARIKNLIGKAKSLEMPAVAITDHGNLFGVPEFYKTAKQQGIKPIIGCEFYIAPSGMKDRTDRTRYHQVLLAKSEEGYKNLIKLSSLSYVEGYYYKPRIDRETLKKYSAGLIATTCCLQGEVLRAIISKGEEAARPIFESYLEIFGEDYYIELQDHGIPEQKQCNEVLLRWAKAYNVKTIVTNDVHYVKQGDSEAQDVLLCLQTGKDLNDPKRMRFENDQFFFKNSQEMQAAFPDLNAKIRDASLDQTREIADKCDLTIPMGKLLMPNYPMPPEYAGDMDRYLHDLVFERAKVRYPNLTDEIRDRLTFELSIIKQMGFAGYFLIVQDFTTAARTLGVSVGPGRGSAAGSAIAFCLGITNIDPLAYNLLFERFLNPERVSMPDIDIDFDDRGRGKVIDYVVQKYGRESVCQIITFGTMGARSVIRDVARVMNIPLSEADRIAKLVPEGPKENLTTAREKVPEFSSLFQSSDANIRKLMEFSTVLEGSARHTGIHAAGVIIAPGNVGEFVPVALAKGKSGEEDIVTTQYEGKYVEDFGLLKMDFLGLKTLTILNDALQLIKLNYDVEIDLDEIPLDDPKTFELFQRGETVAIFQFESSGMREYMKLLKPTDINDLIAMNALYRPGPMDLIPNYIARKHGREPVEYPHPMLEEVLKPTFGIPIYQEQVMQMAQVMGSYTLGGADILRRAMGKKKKEEMDAQRKTFLAGAKLNDVDETTANQVFDMMEKFAGYGFNKSHSAAYSVVAYQTAYLKANYPYAFLAAAMTSEMGDTKKLAVVLEEARHLGLKVLPPSINHSQATFTVEGEAIRFGMAAIKGVGAGAIEAICIERSANGAFTTLYDLVKRVDLRQVNKKTLEGLAASGAMDAFEGHRKQFIAALDDAIKFAHQSQLNRAAGQNSLFGETTETAMELSPQLPFLEAWSRGETLRNERELIGLYVSGHPLDEYGPIVRTFSTASFKDLEKLEPDKEYRFCGIITEVQKRYAKNGKPYAFITLEDFDAAGEITIFSNQFERIGPHLQTDELVMVMAKLEKRERGVSLIAKDMIPMWQAQERFIKSILLRLNPEVIPVEQMHHFKEVCDRNKGGTRLYFDLLNPISGRAIRLKSRLYVIDPSPDVLRTMERIFGPENVVLQGES; encoded by the coding sequence ATGCCAGAATTTTGTCATTTACACTGTCATACGCAATACTCCTTGTTAGACGGTGCTGCACGAATCAAGAACCTGATCGGCAAAGCGAAATCGTTGGAAATGCCTGCCGTCGCCATTACCGATCATGGCAACTTATTTGGTGTTCCGGAATTTTACAAAACCGCAAAGCAACAAGGCATAAAGCCCATAATCGGGTGTGAGTTCTACATTGCCCCGTCTGGCATGAAAGACCGGACAGACCGAACAAGATACCATCAAGTACTCTTGGCAAAATCCGAAGAAGGATATAAAAATCTTATTAAATTGTCGTCACTTTCTTATGTTGAGGGCTATTATTATAAACCGCGGATTGACCGAGAGACACTTAAAAAATACAGCGCAGGGCTAATCGCAACCACCTGTTGCTTACAAGGAGAAGTCCTGAGAGCCATTATCAGCAAGGGAGAAGAAGCAGCCCGTCCCATTTTTGAGTCTTACCTCGAAATATTCGGTGAGGACTACTACATAGAACTACAAGATCATGGCATCCCAGAACAAAAACAGTGTAACGAGGTGCTGCTCCGTTGGGCAAAAGCCTATAATGTGAAAACCATCGTCACCAATGATGTCCACTATGTGAAACAAGGAGACTCGGAAGCGCAAGACGTCTTGCTCTGTTTGCAAACCGGAAAAGACCTGAATGATCCCAAACGGATGCGTTTTGAAAACGACCAGTTTTTTTTCAAGAATTCGCAAGAAATGCAAGCCGCCTTTCCCGATCTCAACGCAAAAATTCGGGATGCTTCCTTAGACCAAACCCGCGAAATTGCCGATAAGTGCGACCTAACCATACCTATGGGCAAACTCCTTATGCCCAATTACCCCATGCCGCCTGAATATGCGGGCGATATGGATCGGTATCTGCACGATTTGGTTTTCGAACGTGCCAAAGTTCGTTACCCCAATCTAACAGATGAAATCCGAGATCGGCTTACGTTTGAACTTTCGATCATCAAACAAATGGGCTTTGCGGGTTACTTCTTGATTGTTCAAGACTTTACGACCGCTGCTCGGACATTGGGTGTTAGTGTAGGCCCCGGACGCGGTTCCGCTGCTGGCTCTGCGATTGCCTTTTGTCTTGGTATTACCAATATTGATCCGCTGGCGTATAACCTGCTTTTTGAGCGCTTTCTAAACCCAGAAAGGGTTTCTATGCCCGATATTGATATTGATTTCGATGACCGAGGTCGCGGCAAGGTGATTGATTATGTGGTTCAGAAATATGGCCGCGAAAGCGTTTGTCAAATCATTACCTTTGGGACGATGGGCGCACGTTCGGTGATTCGGGACGTTGCACGGGTGATGAACATCCCGCTTTCCGAGGCGGATCGGATCGCCAAATTGGTTCCCGAAGGGCCAAAAGAAAACCTTACTACTGCCCGTGAGAAAGTACCGGAGTTTTCCTCGCTATTCCAATCTAGCGATGCAAATATCCGCAAATTAATGGAGTTTTCAACGGTATTGGAAGGTTCTGCACGGCATACAGGCATCCATGCGGCGGGTGTTATTATTGCGCCCGGAAATGTTGGGGAGTTTGTACCAGTGGCTTTGGCAAAGGGGAAATCCGGCGAAGAGGACATTGTAACCACACAATACGAAGGGAAATATGTAGAAGATTTTGGCTTGCTGAAAATGGACTTTTTGGGCCTCAAAACCCTTACCATTCTCAATGATGCCCTCCAGTTGATTAAATTAAATTACGACGTCGAGATAGACTTAGACGAAATTCCATTAGACGATCCAAAAACATTTGAACTTTTCCAACGCGGCGAAACAGTAGCCATCTTCCAGTTTGAAAGTTCGGGCATGCGCGAGTATATGAAGCTCCTGAAGCCCACCGACATCAATGACCTTATTGCCATGAATGCGCTTTATCGCCCCGGCCCGATGGATCTCATCCCAAATTATATCGCCCGAAAACATGGCCGCGAACCTGTTGAATACCCACATCCGATGCTCGAAGAGGTGCTAAAACCCACGTTTGGAATTCCCATTTACCAAGAACAGGTGATGCAAATGGCCCAAGTTATGGGGTCTTACACACTTGGTGGTGCGGATATTCTCCGCCGTGCGATGGGGAAGAAAAAAAAGGAAGAGATGGACGCCCAACGAAAGACTTTTTTGGCCGGTGCAAAGTTGAATGATGTAGATGAAACCACGGCAAATCAAGTCTTTGACATGATGGAAAAGTTTGCAGGATATGGTTTTAACAAATCTCACAGTGCCGCTTATTCCGTGGTGGCCTACCAAACCGCCTATTTAAAAGCAAATTACCCTTATGCGTTTTTGGCTGCTGCCATGACTTCGGAAATGGGCGATACCAAGAAGTTAGCGGTTGTACTCGAAGAAGCCCGCCATCTCGGCCTAAAGGTCTTGCCTCCCAGCATCAACCACAGCCAAGCCACCTTTACTGTAGAAGGTGAGGCCATCCGATTCGGTATGGCAGCGATAAAAGGGGTTGGAGCGGGTGCAATCGAGGCCATTTGTATTGAACGTAGCGCCAATGGCGCTTTCACCACGCTCTACGACTTGGTCAAACGGGTTGATTTGCGGCAGGTCAACAAAAAAACCTTAGAGGGCTTGGCGGCCTCTGGCGCAATGGATGCCTTTGAAGGCCACCGCAAACAATTTATCGCGGCCTTAGACGATGCCATCAAATTTGCCCACCAATCCCAGCTCAACCGCGCCGCCGGCCAAAACTCCCTTTTTGGAGAGACCACCGAGACGGCCATGGAACTTTCTCCACAACTTCCCTTCTTGGAAGCGTGGTCGCGTGGAGAAACCTTAAGAAATGAGCGCGAACTCATCGGTTTATACGTTTCTGGACATCCCTTAGATGAATATGGCCCCATCGTTCGGACGTTTTCGACTGCCTCGTTTAAGGACTTGGAAAAATTAGAACCCGATAAAGAATACCGGTTTTGTGGCATCATCACCGAGGTGCAAAAGCGCTATGCCAAAAATGGTAAACCCTATGCTTTTATTACGTTAGAAGACTTCGATGCGGCGGGCGAGATTACCATTTTTTCAAACCAATTCGAACGTATTGGGCCTCATCTACAAACCGACGAATTGGTGATGGTGATGGCAAAATTGGAAAAACGAGAACGGGGCGTTTCGCTCATCGCCAAAGACATGATACCCATGTGGCAAGCACAAGAGCGCTTCATCAAATCCATCTTGCTACGTTTGAACCCTGAGGTCATTCCGGTAGAACAAATGCACCACTTTAAAGAAGTATGCGACCGAAACAAAGGGGGAACGCGCCTCTATTTTGATCTGCTTAATCCCATCTCCGGCAGGGCAATCCGCCTAAAAAGCCGCCTTTACGTGATAGATCCCTCGCCAGATGTCCTACGAACAATGGAACGCATCTTCGGCCCGGAAAATGTTGTTTTACAAGGAGAAAGTTGA
- the deoC gene encoding deoxyribose-phosphate aldolase, protein MYHVPRIPSVDQIAVEARAASFKKRSIKNEAKEAALRLAISMCDLTTLEGMDTPGKVQMMCRKAIQPLVGTDLPHTAAVCVYPTMVPIAKKAVGDSGVLVAAVATAFPSGQSFLNIRTQEVRQTVAAGADEIDMVISRGSLLAGDYTYVFDEIAAFKEACGTAHLKVILETGELQTLDLVRKASQIAIDAGADFIKTSTGKVQPAATMPVTLVMLETIRDHFLKTGKMVGMKPAGGIRTAKEAWHYLVMVKETLGDAWLSPNWFRFGASSLVNDLLMQYQKLKSGSYQSMDYFSLD, encoded by the coding sequence ATGTACCACGTTCCCCGAATCCCATCCGTAGATCAAATTGCTGTTGAAGCCCGCGCTGCCTCTTTTAAAAAGCGAAGCATCAAAAACGAGGCAAAAGAAGCCGCTTTGCGTTTGGCCATTTCGATGTGCGACCTCACAACGCTGGAGGGGATGGATACCCCCGGAAAAGTGCAGATGATGTGTCGCAAAGCCATTCAACCGTTGGTTGGAACCGATTTGCCCCACACGGCGGCGGTCTGTGTTTATCCAACAATGGTTCCCATTGCCAAAAAGGCGGTTGGTGATAGCGGCGTTCTGGTAGCTGCTGTAGCAACGGCCTTCCCAAGTGGTCAATCTTTCTTGAACATTCGGACACAAGAGGTGCGCCAAACAGTGGCCGCTGGCGCGGATGAAATTGATATGGTCATTTCCCGCGGCTCGCTTTTGGCCGGAGATTATACCTATGTATTCGATGAAATTGCGGCATTTAAAGAAGCATGTGGCACAGCCCACCTAAAAGTCATCCTCGAAACAGGAGAATTACAAACTTTAGACCTTGTGCGGAAAGCCTCGCAAATTGCGATTGATGCAGGAGCAGACTTCATCAAGACTTCTACCGGAAAAGTACAGCCTGCCGCAACCATGCCCGTAACGCTCGTAATGCTGGAAACCATCCGCGATCACTTCCTGAAAACCGGAAAAATGGTTGGGATGAAGCCTGCGGGTGGGATCAGAACCGCCAAAGAGGCTTGGCACTATTTGGTCATGGTGAAGGAAACCCTTGGTGATGCGTGGCTAAGCCCAAATTGGTTCCGGTTTGGTGCTTCTTCCTTAGTGAATGACTTGCTTATGCAATACCAAAAACTTAAATCCGGCTCATACCAATCTATGGACTATTTTAGCTTAGACTAA
- a CDS encoding alpha-glucosidase C-terminal domain-containing protein, producing MRLKSICTLLVLLIGNSFVFAQIRDPFDVLNLTVGESVTVPISDLYYLPRYKPAFSPPKGIRVSIDARQQVTFSATEEAEGFRIISIKEGSYRYDLPVLVNIKPTNVFRFTPTSLPQKITLFGSFNGWNRESLPLTDPDGDGVYGITVPLDAGSYEYKFYVDGEEVLDPTNPEKAPNGFGGFNSILRVPLRHATKTYLHVGKWQKMATGTKLSFIFEREGEMEALQKQHVVALLDNRQIPVSQITIENRTITINLPTDDIATNQLLRIAVTQNGLTTPIKEVFLHYGRPRNNDSPFIWQDASMYSLMIDRFKDGDPSNNRPVIGDSLRPEVNYLGGDLKGVLSKLESGYFEKLGVNVLWLSPVIDNAEGSWGKSTVSGSKFTAYHGYWPVNLEKVEDRFGTLNLLRTVVQKAHAKGMKVILDFVAHHVHQNHPWVKQNPSWFGSLYLPDGRKNIELWDEHRLTTWFDTFLPTFNFIDSPEAIDAVAENALFWIRETGVDGFRQDAVKHVPNAFWRALTQKIRAYEIVSGKRLFQIGETFGSYDLIKSYVNRGQLDAQFNFNLYYRARAIFLTPDADFGLLASELDATQATYGPNHLMGNLMDSHDQVRYMSYADGDMKLDADDAGRRAWFDQPQADHPESYRKLALYMAYMMAIPGIPTLYYGDEIGMAGSSDPDNRRMMRFEPNLNPNEVQLLKDTEGIMGLRRKLPALRYGDFMTLQADKNTFAFLRSDFNQRVLVVLNKNSETQTLSIPLPNALSFNQATNAVTGSKHAIAQNVLSIEVSGYGALFLVLE from the coding sequence ATGCGACTAAAATCCATCTGTACCCTGCTGGTTTTACTAATCGGCAATTCTTTTGTATTTGCTCAAATTCGTGATCCATTTGATGTTCTAAACTTGACGGTGGGTGAATCCGTTACTGTTCCAATTTCCGATCTCTATTATTTACCCCGCTACAAACCCGCGTTCTCTCCGCCAAAAGGGATTCGTGTAAGCATAGATGCTCGGCAACAAGTCACTTTTTCCGCTACTGAAGAAGCTGAAGGGTTCCGAATCATTTCCATCAAAGAGGGTAGCTACCGATACGATTTACCCGTCCTTGTGAACATCAAGCCTACAAATGTCTTCCGATTTACGCCAACCTCCCTACCCCAAAAAATTACCCTTTTTGGATCTTTTAATGGCTGGAATCGCGAATCCTTGCCCTTGACCGATCCCGACGGTGATGGTGTTTATGGGATAACCGTTCCTTTAGACGCTGGAAGTTATGAGTATAAATTTTATGTGGATGGAGAAGAGGTACTGGATCCCACAAATCCTGAAAAAGCACCCAATGGATTTGGTGGGTTTAATTCGATTCTCCGCGTACCGCTTAGACATGCCACCAAAACCTATTTGCATGTTGGGAAGTGGCAAAAAATGGCTACGGGTACAAAGTTGAGCTTTATTTTTGAGCGTGAAGGCGAAATGGAAGCTCTTCAAAAACAACATGTTGTAGCTCTTTTGGATAATCGTCAAATCCCAGTTTCCCAGATCACCATCGAAAATCGGACGATTACCATCAACCTTCCAACCGATGACATTGCTACAAACCAACTTCTCCGCATAGCTGTAACACAAAATGGTCTTACAACGCCCATTAAAGAGGTTTTTTTGCATTATGGCAGGCCGAGGAACAACGATTCCCCCTTTATTTGGCAAGACGCCAGTATGTATTCCTTGATGATAGATCGTTTTAAAGATGGCGATCCCAGCAACAATCGGCCTGTTATTGGGGACTCTCTGCGCCCGGAGGTCAATTATTTGGGAGGGGATTTAAAGGGTGTGCTAAGTAAGTTGGAGTCTGGCTACTTTGAAAAACTTGGGGTAAATGTACTTTGGTTATCTCCAGTGATAGACAATGCCGAAGGTTCTTGGGGAAAATCTACCGTAAGTGGTTCAAAATTCACGGCTTATCATGGGTATTGGCCCGTGAATTTGGAGAAAGTGGAAGACCGCTTTGGAACGCTTAACCTCCTTCGGACGGTTGTTCAAAAGGCACATGCCAAGGGAATGAAGGTTATTTTAGACTTTGTGGCCCACCACGTCCACCAAAACCACCCTTGGGTCAAGCAAAATCCTTCTTGGTTTGGAAGTCTTTACCTCCCAGATGGACGGAAAAATATTGAACTGTGGGACGAACATCGCCTCACAACTTGGTTCGATACCTTCTTGCCCACCTTTAACTTCATAGACAGTCCAGAAGCCATAGATGCTGTTGCGGAAAATGCCCTGTTCTGGATCCGAGAAACGGGTGTGGATGGGTTCCGTCAAGACGCCGTAAAACACGTCCCAAATGCGTTCTGGCGTGCCCTCACGCAGAAAATCAGGGCGTATGAAATCGTGTCCGGCAAACGTTTGTTTCAAATTGGCGAAACGTTCGGAAGTTACGACCTCATTAAATCCTATGTAAATCGTGGGCAATTGGATGCGCAGTTTAACTTCAATCTATATTACCGTGCACGTGCCATTTTCCTTACGCCTGATGCAGATTTTGGGCTGCTGGCCTCGGAGTTGGATGCCACCCAAGCCACTTACGGCCCTAATCATTTGATGGGCAACCTGATGGATAGCCACGATCAAGTCCGCTATATGTCTTATGCTGATGGTGATATGAAATTGGATGCCGATGATGCCGGAAGAAGGGCGTGGTTTGACCAACCACAAGCCGATCATCCCGAAAGTTACCGCAAATTGGCCTTGTATATGGCTTATATGATGGCTATTCCGGGTATCCCGACCTTGTATTATGGCGATGAGATCGGGATGGCTGGCTCAAGTGATCCTGATAACCGCCGGATGATGCGCTTTGAGCCAAACCTCAACCCCAATGAAGTGCAACTACTCAAGGACACCGAAGGTATTATGGGTCTAAGGCGGAAACTTCCCGCACTCCGATACGGCGATTTTATGACGCTTCAGGCCGATAAAAACACGTTCGCCTTTTTGAGGTCAGATTTTAACCAACGTGTTTTGGTGGTACTGAATAAAAATAGCGAAACGCAGACCTTGTCTATCCCGCTGCCAAATGCGCTTTCCTTTAACCAAGCCACCAATGCCGTCACGGGATCCAAACACGCCATTGCACAAAACGTACTCTCGATAGAAGTATCCGGTTATGGGGCGTTGTTTTTGGTTTTGGAGTAA
- a CDS encoding DUF4835 family protein yields MYQNFRLRNSPRLIFMMLLLLTSHRVAAQEMRCSVSVNYNLLQGNDFNFLRDMQTTLEQYLNDRVWTEERFEKDERISCSFGLTFTKAQGIDKFEVTLDVTASRPIYQSATETTSLKIVDNAWAFSYVPNQAIVFDPNRFDPLASVLDYYAFLILGYDFDAFSELGGTPYFEKARRIVELAQTQGGAGWQYGGTERSRGVLIQEILDPRMRPLRQASYDYHFNGLDHFIQNPSSSRQRVLETLTQLEQLSQESTRKHTFEMFFTMKSQELVSIFENSPFSSRAYSILIKVDSGRANTYDRLMSN; encoded by the coding sequence ATGTACCAAAATTTCCGCTTGCGAAACAGTCCACGCCTTATTTTTATGATGCTCTTGTTGCTGACCTCTCACCGGGTAGCAGCACAAGAGATGCGTTGCAGTGTTTCTGTGAACTATAACTTGCTACAAGGGAACGATTTTAACTTCCTGCGAGACATGCAAACTACATTAGAGCAATATCTGAACGATCGTGTATGGACGGAGGAGCGGTTTGAAAAAGACGAAAGAATTTCCTGTTCATTTGGACTTACATTTACAAAGGCGCAAGGTATTGATAAATTTGAGGTTACCTTAGATGTGACCGCAAGTAGGCCCATTTACCAATCCGCTACCGAGACCACTTCCCTTAAGATTGTGGACAATGCTTGGGCATTTTCCTATGTGCCCAACCAAGCCATTGTTTTTGATCCGAACCGCTTTGATCCGCTTGCTTCGGTCTTGGATTATTATGCGTTTTTGATCTTGGGATACGATTTTGATGCCTTCTCGGAATTGGGTGGTACGCCATATTTTGAGAAAGCACGCCGAATTGTGGAACTTGCACAAACACAAGGTGGGGCTGGTTGGCAATATGGCGGAACGGAGCGGTCGCGCGGGGTCTTGATTCAAGAAATTCTTGATCCACGAATGAGGCCACTTCGACAAGCCTCCTATGATTATCATTTTAATGGTTTAGACCACTTTATCCAAAACCCCAGTTCTTCGCGGCAACGTGTTTTGGAAACCTTAACGCAATTGGAGCAGCTTAGCCAAGAGAGTACGCGCAAACATACCTTTGAAATGTTTTTCACCATGAAGTCTCAAGAATTGGTCTCCATCTTTGAAAATTCCCCTTTTTCGAGCCGTGCGTACAGTATTTTAATAAAAGTGGACTCCGGCAGAGCCAATACCTACGACCGTTTGATGTCCAATTAG
- a CDS encoding DUF3078 domain-containing protein, with protein sequence MKKPLHTLCLFLIAATSLYAQDAPKTPPTNTWKKDMGAALSITQSGYNNWQAGGVNTLAATASLAGKFDHLKGKVMRSHTFNLTYGQFKQGELELRKATDIIAYLFKVDWETGKKFKPTAILDFKTQFAPTYKYDDVKGTKTLVSDLFAPADLVESIGYSYDPSPAFSQTVGIGLKQRIVRDQMLRTAWGLKAEENLRSEAGLNFLTKFNKNLATNVNYKSQLSLFMSFRQPSKPEAEWAPLTRWDNLIAMKVNKLINVNFEANLVHDTNVNKKVQFREVLAIGFSYKFY encoded by the coding sequence ATGAAAAAACCACTACACACCCTTTGCTTATTTCTAATTGCCGCTACGTCCCTTTATGCGCAAGACGCCCCAAAAACACCCCCAACCAATACATGGAAAAAGGACATGGGGGCTGCGCTTTCCATCACACAGTCCGGTTATAACAACTGGCAGGCAGGCGGGGTTAATACCTTGGCCGCCACCGCCTCTTTAGCTGGAAAATTCGACCATCTCAAGGGGAAAGTCATGCGCTCACATACTTTTAACCTTACGTATGGTCAGTTTAAACAAGGAGAATTGGAACTCCGAAAGGCAACGGACATCATTGCTTATTTGTTTAAAGTGGACTGGGAGACGGGTAAGAAGTTTAAGCCAACAGCTATCTTAGACTTCAAAACGCAATTTGCGCCAACGTACAAATATGATGATGTGAAAGGAACGAAGACCTTGGTTTCCGATTTATTTGCTCCCGCAGACCTTGTGGAGTCTATCGGTTATTCCTACGATCCAAGCCCTGCTTTTTCACAGACGGTGGGGATTGGTTTAAAACAACGAATTGTACGTGACCAAATGCTTAGAACCGCATGGGGATTAAAGGCCGAAGAGAATCTAAGGTCTGAAGCTGGATTGAATTTCCTAACGAAGTTCAATAAAAATCTCGCGACAAATGTGAATTACAAAAGCCAACTGAGCCTTTTCATGAGTTTCCGTCAGCCTTCAAAACCCGAAGCAGAGTGGGCGCCACTTACCCGTTGGGACAACCTCATTGCGATGAAGGTCAATAAATTGATTAATGTAAACTTTGAAGCGAACCTTGTTCATGATACGAATGTGAACAAAAAGGTCCAGTTTCGGGAAGTTCTTGCGATTGGGTTCTCGTACAAATTCTATTGA